The Clostridiisalibacter paucivorans DSM 22131 genomic sequence CTTGCGAATAATCCCCGCTTTATCCATCTCACGCCAAGATAAATTCCCCTTGCTTTTATCCCCAGCTTGGTGTTTATCTCCACCTATAATCATTGCCCTATTACTCTTATCCTTCACCTCTGCTTACCTCCTCAAATGCTAATTTAACAGCATCCATATTCCCCTTTATTAGATTAGGCTTAGTGGAAAACTTATGCTGAAAAGCCTTTTCTATTGCATCTAAAAAAGTATCCCCGTCCATTATATTTATTACCTTTGCTATTGCTCCCAGCATAGGGGTATTAGGAAAATACCTTCCTATTGTATCCATAGATATTTGATGTGCATCTATACAATAGACCTTCCCTTTATATCCATTTAGATGTGTTCTAAATTCTTCAGGACTTTTTTTAGAATTTATTACTATGGCTCCCTCTGATTTTAATCCAGCTGTTACATCAATATCTTTTATTAATGACTCATCTACTACTACCACATAATCGGGTTCATAAATATTGGAGTGTAATCTTATCTTTTCATTACTGATTCTGTTATAGGCAGTAATAGGTGCCCCCATTCTTTCTGGGCCATACTCAGGAAACCCCTGTATATATTTCCCTGTAGCAAATGCTGCTTCAGCTAAAAGCAAAGACCCTGTTTTAGCTCCTTGTCCTCCTCTACCATGCCACCTTATCTCTACTATTTCCTTTGACACATGCTCTACCTCCCTTATATATAAATTTTATTAAAGCTATACGATGATATTTTTCCTTCCATTTCAAGTTTTAATACATAATAAGCAAAAAAATAAAACCCATAATGGGTTTTATCATCTATAACACATATTTAATTATCAATAAGAGTATGACCCCTGGAACTCCTAAAAAGCCTACTACCAATGCTGTAATAGGATTTATACCCAAAGATATACCAAAAAAACCCCCTACTATATTTATTAAAAATAAAGCAACACCACCTATTAGTCCGTTTATTATGAGCTTGAAAATATATTTAAGGGGAACAATAAGAATCATACCTAATACATAGAGTAATATTAGACCAAAGGCATAAGCAAATATAACACTAAGCTCAATTCCCATACCCAAATAACACCACCTTCTTCTTAGCTCTTAGTTCTTAGTTCTTAGCTCTTAGTTCTCAGTTCTTAGTTCTTAGCTCTTAGTTCTCAGTTCTTAGCTCTTAGGGGGCACTAGCGCCCACCTTCTTTCCTGAGAACTAGGATCTAAGATCTAAGAACTACTTTTACCAAAAACTATCTTTGTCCTTACTAATAATATATACCCTTTTCTCTATAAATAGAACAGTAGCAAGTATAAAATAAGTTAGTAGCTAATAGTTAGTAGTTCTTAGTTTTATGATGAAATCCTTCGGATTTCCACCATCAACTACTAACTACTAGCTACGAACTACTAACTTTTTTATACCTTTATAAAATTAATCGCTATTGTTCCATTAATATATATTTTGCCTTGCTATTTTCTCTTTTCAACTTCTTTAAGAAATAAATGTATTTAAGTCTAGCTGCTTCCATACTATATATAGCGTGGTCTACTAAATCTGGATCGGTAACATTTTCAAAATAAATCTGGGCTATCTTCCATTCTTTGTATGCATTTCTCAAAGAGGTAACATCATCTTTTTCTTTGTCAGTATCAAATATAATTTTATTTTTCAACACTTTCAGTATATCTAATCTACTCTTCTCCCGAACTTTTTCTTCATTATTTTTAGATAGAGATTCTTCCATATTCATTCCCCCAATATCAATAATTTGACTTCTCCTTTTATTTATAATTATTGACATAGGTAGGATGTTTTATTCGTATATTCCAATACCTTCCTTAACTAGTTTTTTTGTATAACTATTGACTGGATTAGAAAATATATCTGAAGCCAATCCATATTCTACTATTTTGCCTTTATTCATCACATATACTATATCTGCAATCTTTCTAGCAATAAATAAATCATGGGTTATATACAACATAGCAAACCCCTTCTTATTTTGCAGCCCTTTTAAAAGCCGCAGAATATTTGCCTGTGTAGAAGGGTCCAACATAGAGCTTATCTCATCAGCTATCAATAGTCTAGGCTCCATCACTAATGCCCTAGCCAATGCTACCCTTTGCCTTTGACCTCCACTCAACATATGACATTTTCTAGATAAAAAACTTTCATCAAATGGCAGTTGAACATCCTGCAATGCATTTTTTGCCTTTTCTTCTCGATATTCATGACTACCGTCTTTTATTATATTTAATGGTTCCATTATAGCCTCTTTTATAGTGAACCTATCATTTATAGCAGAAAATGGATCTTGAAATACTATCTGTACACCTTCTTTCCGACTAGTTACATTATGTTTTGAAACTTTAGTACCTTCAAATAATAATTCTCCATCATCCCATGGTAATATCCCCGCTAATATACTGGCCAAGGTAGTCTTTCCAGATC encodes the following:
- a CDS encoding 2-oxoacid:acceptor oxidoreductase family protein; this encodes MSKEIVEIRWHGRGGQGAKTGSLLLAEAAFATGKYIQGFPEYGPERMGAPITAYNRISNEKIRLHSNIYEPDYVVVVDESLIKDIDVTAGLKSEGAIVINSKKSPEEFRTHLNGYKGKVYCIDAHQISMDTIGRYFPNTPMLGAIAKVINIMDGDTFLDAIEKAFQHKFSTKPNLIKGNMDAVKLAFEEVSRGEG
- a CDS encoding pro-sigmaK processing inhibitor BofA family protein produces the protein MGIELSVIFAYAFGLILLYVLGMILIVPLKYIFKLIINGLIGGVALFLINIVGGFFGISLGINPITALVVGFLGVPGVILLLIIKYVL
- a CDS encoding DUF2508 family protein — protein: MEESLSKNNEEKVREKSRLDILKVLKNKIIFDTDKEKDDVTSLRNAYKEWKIAQIYFENVTDPDLVDHAIYSMEAARLKYIYFLKKLKRENSKAKYILMEQ